A single genomic interval of Primulina huaijiensis isolate GDHJ02 chromosome 7, ASM1229523v2, whole genome shotgun sequence harbors:
- the LOC140981325 gene encoding PRA1 family protein H, whose amino-acid sequence MIEVKFVPSTAPYPAKPKKRMVFTPNPLALSVPEPEFESWLRDSGYLEIIDQRTTDLHRLSTNAPNPAAVDTTSAAATNSSSPTEGFLHSLFSLIWTLLSLFTFNPFSKLTTDDFSGDTPPWTAAFFGFSDSYSFPSSPAQVRLRVHENVKRFARNYASLFILLFACSLYQLPIALVGLISCLALWDVFKFAGDRWNLDGCPVLRELLIRIVQCVTVVIMLISNVQLAVFYAVGFSYAVMMLHSSFRKLTLAKQPAAKGRNRRIGRR is encoded by the exons ATGATAGAAGTGAAGTTTGTTCCCAGCACAGCTCCTTATCCCGCGAAACCCAAGAAGAGGATGGTGTTCACCCCGAACCCGTTAGCCCTAAGCGTACCCGAACCCGAATTCGAATCCTGGCTCCGCGATTCCGGCTACCTCGAAATCATCGACCAGCGGACCACCGACCTGCACCGCCTCTCCACCAACGCACCCAATCCCGCCGCCGTAGACACCACCTCCGCTGCAGCCACAAATTCGTCAAGCCCCACTGAAGGTTTTCTACACTCACTATTCTCCCTCATCTGGACCTTGCTCTCGCTCTTCACTTTCAACCCGTTCTCCAAGCTCACGACGGACGACTTCTCCGGCGATACTCCGCCTTGGACTGCTGCGTTTTTTGGCTTCTCTGATTCGTACTCGTTCCCATCCTCCCCCGCTCAGGTTCGCCTACGTGTCCACGAGAATGTCAAACGCTTCGCTCGCAATTACGCGTCGCTGTTCATCCTCTTATTCGCTTGCTCCCT GTATCAGTTGCCGATTGCCCTTGTTGGTCTTATTTCATGCTTAGCGCTGTGGGATGTGTTCAAGTTTGCTGGTGATCGATGGAATTTGGACGGATGCCCTGTACTAAGAGAACTTTTAATCCGTATTGTTCAGTGTG TGACTGTCGTGATCATGTTAATTTCCAATGTCCAGTTGGCCGTCTTCTATGCCGTTGGTTTCAGTTATGCGG TCATGATGTTACACTCCTCGTTTCGGAAGTTGACCCTTGCAAAGCAACCTGCTGCAAAAGGTAGAAATAGAAGGATTGGCAGACGATAA
- the LOC140980126 gene encoding small ribosomal subunit protein bS20c — translation MAGAVMNCISCCRLSGELKSLSLATAPNAALKPISFSSHASVNLFSKGLVSVCPVQRPLRSLIVCEAGTKKKADSAAKRARQAEKRRVYNKAHKSEIRTRMKKALEAIEVLAKKIDAQADEVLPIEKLIAEAYSAIDKAVKVGTLHRNTGGRRKSRLARRKKAVEIHHGWYTPVPASVQAA, via the exons ATGGCTGGAGCAGTAATGAATTGCATTTCCTGTTGTAGGCTTTCGGGGGAGTTGAAGTCTCTTTCTCTCGCCACCGCTCCAAATGCTGCCTTGAAGCCAATCAGCTTTTCGTCCCATGCTTCTGTAAATCTTTTCTCTAAAG GGTTAGTTTCGGTGTGCCCGGTGCAAAGGCCGCTGCGGAGTTTGATAGTATGTGAAGCTGGGACGAAGAAGAAGGCGGACTCGGCCGCGAAGAGAGCTCGCCAAGCTGAGAAGAGGCGAGTCTACAATAAGGCCCACAAATCCGAGATCCGGACTCGAATGAAGAAG GCTTTAGAGGCGATAGAAGTTCTTGCGAAGAAGATTGACGCACAAGCCGATGAAGTTCTTCCCATCGAAAAGCTGATAGCAGAAGCATATTCAGCCATTGATAAAGCTGTGAAGGTAGGAACACTTCACCGAAACACTGGGGGAAGGAGAAAATCTCGACTAGCTAGAAGAAAGAAGGCTGTAGAGATCCACCATGGATGGTACACTCCTGTTCCCGCTTCAGTCCAGGCAGCATAA
- the LOC140981773 gene encoding protein CUP-SHAPED COTYLEDON 2: MENNNSCYRRNDPVNLPPGFRFHPTDEELVTYYLLKKVVDCNFTGGAITEVDLNKCEPWHLPSRAKMGEQEWYFFSTRGKKYPTGSRTNRATEAGYWKATGKDREIYCSKTRALVGMKKTLVFYRGRAPRGDKSNWVMHEYRFEGKLAHHYSARNFKDEWVICRVFQKNVSRGKKLQTTVINLISLSPLLDPSTDHRSCSYEVGDSNNGMECVPCFSSTPATISSFNHNSIFDLLPLPNATPFPCLGALEDINLQQPLYFSAVAPPSMHRSISDYGGCVSQWPSADIQEMVHTQLDCMWNY; this comes from the exons ATGGAGAATAATAACTCATGTTACAGAAGAAATGATCCGGTGAATTTGCCTCCGGGTTTCAGATTCCACCCTACTGACGAAGAACTCGTGACTTACTATCTGTTGAAGAAGGTCGTCGACTGCAACTTCACCGGCGGAGCCATCACAGAAGTTGATCTTAACAAATGCGAGCCATGGCATCTTCCTA GCAGAGCAAAAATGGGGGAGCAAGAGTGGTACTTCTTCAGTACGCGGGGCAAGAAATACCCAACAGGGTCGAGGACGAACCGGGCAACGGAGGCGGGTTATTGGAAGGCTACAGGAAAAGACAGAGAAATTTATTGCTCCAAGACTCGGGCACTGGTGGGGATGAAGAAAACCCTAGTTTTCTACAGGGGCAGGGCTCCCAGGGGAGATAAGAGCAACTGGGTTATGCATGAGTATCGGTTTGAAGGAAAACTTGCACATCATTATTCAGCCAGAAACTTCAAG GACGAGTGGGTGATTTGCCGAGTGTTTCAGAAAAATGTCAGCAGAGGCAAGAAGTTGCAGACCACCGTCATCAACCTCATCTCCCTTTCGCCGCTCCTCGATCCATCCACCGACCACAGGAGCTGTTCCTACGAAGTTGGCGACTCCAATAACGGCATGGAGTGCGTGCCCTGTTTCTCCAGTACACCAGCAACAATATCCAGTTTCAATCACAATTCCATCTTCGACCTCCTGCCACTGCCAAATGCCACACCATTTCCTTGCCTGGGGGCCTTGGAGGATATCAATCTGCAGCAGCCACTCTATTTCTCTGCGGTGGCTCCACCGTCCATGCACAGAAGCATAAGTGATTACGGCGGCTGTGTCAGCCAGTGGCCCTCGGCGGATATTCAAGAAATGGTCCATACTCAGCTTGATTGCATGTGGAACTATTGA